A window from Theobroma cacao cultivar B97-61/B2 chromosome 3, Criollo_cocoa_genome_V2, whole genome shotgun sequence encodes these proteins:
- the LOC18604638 gene encoding transcription factor ILI6 produces the protein MSSRRSRSRQSGSSRITDDQIDDLVTKLQQLLPEIRNRHSDKVSAAKVLQETCNYIRSLHREVDDLSERLSELLATTDSAQAAIIRSLLMQ, from the exons ATGTCTAGCAGAAGGTCAAGATCAAGGCAATCAGGAAGTTCAAGAATAACCGATGATCAGATCGATGATCTTGTTACCAAATTGCAGCAACTTCTTCCTGAGATTCGTAACAGACACTCCGATAAG GTTTCAGCTGCCAAAGTCTTACAAGAGACTTGCAACTACATTAGAAGCTTGCATAGAGAGGTTGATGATCTTAGCGAGAGACTATCTGAGCTACTAGCAACAACTGACAGCGCCCAAGCTGCCATAATCCGCAGTTTACTTATGCAATAG